One segment of Stegostoma tigrinum isolate sSteTig4 chromosome 24, sSteTig4.hap1, whole genome shotgun sequence DNA contains the following:
- the LOC125464853 gene encoding 5-hydroxytryptamine receptor 1D, which yields MDHDNSSTSVSLPAIIAKSSENSSEMLITWNKNSQLGLRISLSVVLGIITLATILSNSFVFVTICLTRKLHTPANYLIGSLAVTDLLVAIMVMPISIVYTVIKTWTLGQIMCDIWLSSDITFCTASILHLCVIALDRYWAITDALEYTKRRTPGRAGLMIAVVWVISICISIPPLFWRQSKAHNELKECVVNTEQIFYTIYSTFGAFYIPSVLLIILYGRIYMAARSRIQKPPSAFGKRFTTVQLISGSTGSSLCSVGFNSQETLPHSGESPVYLNHIKVKVSDSVLERKRICAARERKATKTLGIILGAFIFCWLPFFVVALVMGICKDACWFHPVLSDLFTWLGYLNSLINPVIYTAFNEDFKQAFQKLMRLRRC from the coding sequence ATGGACCACGATAACTCGTCCACTTCAGTTTCTCTTCCAGCTATAATAGCTAAATCCTCGGAAAATTCCTCGGAGATGCTAATCACCTGGAATAAAAACAGTCAGTTAGGGCTGAGGATTTCACTGTCTGTCGTTCTGGGTATCATCACCTTAGCGACCATCCTTTCCAATTCATTCGTGTTTGTCACCATTTGCCTCACGAGGAAACTCCACACTCCAGCCAACTATCTCATTGGGTCTCTAGCTGTCACAGACCTCCTAGTGGCTATCATGGTGATGCCCATCAGTATTGTCTATACTGTCATCAAGACCTGGACTCTTGGGCAGATCATGTGTGATATCTGGCTATCCTCTGACATCACGTTTTGCACTGCATCTATCCTGCACTTGTGTGTCATTGCTCTGGACAGGTACTGGGCCATCACTGATGCCTTGGAGTACACTAAGCGTCGCACGCCGGGTAGAGCTGGCCTGATGATAGCTGTGGTATGGGTCATCTCAatctgcatctccattcccccgTTATTCTGGAGGCAGTCGAAAGCTCACAATGAACTCAAGGAGTGCGTAGTCAACACCGAACAGATATTCTACACTATCTACTCCACTTTCGGAGCCTTCTACATCCCCAGCGTGCTGCTAATTATACTGTACGGCAGAATTTACATGGCAGCGCGATCGAGGATTCAGAAACCGCCTTCAGCCTTCGGAAAGCGCTTTACTACGGTACAGCTCATAAGCGGGTCGACCGGATCTTCTCTCTGCTCTGTTGGCTTTAACAGCCAGGAGACCTTGcctcattctggtgaatctcccgTCTACCTGAACCACATCAAAGtcaaagtgtcagacagtgtccTGGAGAGAAAGAGGATCTGTGCAGCCAGAGAGCGCAAGGCCACCAAAACCTTAGGGATCATCCTTggtgcttttattttctgctggCTCCCTTTCTTCGTGGTGGCCTTGGTAATGGGCATCTGCAAAGACGCGTGCTGGTTTCATCCTGTGCTATCCGACCTCTTCACGTGGCTTGGCTATTTGAATTCACTCATCAATCCGGTCATCTACACAGCTTTCAATgaggacttcaaacaggcattcCAAAAACTAATGCGACTCAGACGATGTTAA